A section of the Amycolatopsis sp. AA4 genome encodes:
- a CDS encoding YggT family protein: MWLAIWYVLFAFWLLLTARIVVELVRTFAREWRPAGGVAVTLETIYTVTDPPVRLFRRIIPMVRIGGVGLDLSIMVLLLVVFFAMQLTPR; the protein is encoded by the coding sequence GTGTGGCTCGCGATCTGGTACGTGCTGTTTGCCTTCTGGCTGCTGCTCACGGCCCGGATCGTGGTCGAGCTCGTGCGTACTTTCGCACGGGAATGGCGTCCCGCCGGAGGGGTTGCGGTGACGCTCGAGACCATCTACACAGTGACCGACCCGCCGGTGCGGTTGTTCCGCAGGATCATTCCGATGGTCCGGATCGGCGGCGTAGGACTGGACTTGTCGATTATGGTGCTGCTGTTGGTTGTGTTTTTCGCGATGCAACTGACACCCAGGTGA
- a CDS encoding cell division protein SepF, whose translation MSALQKLKAYFGMVPADEDGYDDGYDEYDDGYDQPPARSRARYRDVEDSYDEPAARVRSRSMAAEPATHGALAVDRQPEPVARLRPVAEPVAAPARDPLSRITTLHPTSYIEARAIGEHYREGIPVIINLTEMDNADAKRIVDFAAGLAFAVRGSMDKVTNKVFLLSPPDVDVTAEDRRRIAEGGLFLRG comes from the coding sequence ATGAGCGCGCTGCAGAAGCTGAAGGCCTACTTCGGGATGGTGCCCGCGGACGAAGACGGCTACGACGACGGGTACGACGAGTACGACGACGGCTACGACCAGCCGCCGGCGCGGTCCCGGGCCCGCTACCGCGACGTCGAGGACAGCTACGACGAACCCGCCGCGCGCGTGCGGTCGCGGTCGATGGCGGCCGAGCCGGCGACGCACGGCGCGCTCGCCGTGGACCGCCAGCCGGAGCCGGTGGCCCGCCTGCGCCCGGTCGCCGAACCGGTCGCCGCGCCGGCGCGGGACCCGCTCAGCCGGATCACGACGCTGCACCCGACGAGCTACATCGAGGCGCGGGCGATCGGCGAGCACTACCGCGAGGGCATCCCGGTGATCATCAACCTCACCGAGATGGACAACGCGGACGCCAAGCGGATCGTGGACTTCGCGGCGGGACTGGCGTTCGCCGTGCGGGGCTCGATGGACAAGGTCACCAACAAGGTGTTCCTTCTCTCACCGCCCGACGTGGACGTGACCGCCGAGGACCGCCGGCGGATCGCCGAGGGCGGATTGTTCCTGCGCGGGTGA
- a CDS encoding YggS family pyridoxal phosphate-dependent enzyme translates to MSEDPAEQRRAELAASLAAVEERIARACAEAGRSRDEVRLLGVTKTFPAADAALLTDLGLLDLAENRDQEAGPKAAEVAELRPDVAPRWHMVGRLQRNKARSVVRWAAEVQSVDSARLADALARAVAAAREAGERTGPLDVLVQVSLDGDVARGGTPLDEVGALADRIAHTGELRLRGVMAVAPLGEDPAAAFARLSHAAERVRDRHPEAADVSAGMSHDLDQAIRHGSTCVRVGTALLGGRGLASP, encoded by the coding sequence GTGAGCGAGGATCCGGCAGAGCAGCGGCGGGCGGAGCTGGCGGCGTCGCTGGCCGCGGTCGAGGAGCGCATCGCGCGGGCCTGCGCGGAAGCCGGGCGCTCCCGCGACGAGGTGCGGCTGCTGGGCGTCACCAAGACCTTCCCGGCGGCCGACGCCGCCCTGCTGACCGACCTCGGGCTGCTCGACCTCGCCGAGAACCGCGACCAGGAAGCCGGTCCGAAGGCGGCCGAGGTCGCGGAACTGCGCCCGGACGTCGCGCCGCGCTGGCACATGGTCGGGCGGCTGCAGCGGAACAAGGCGCGTTCGGTCGTGCGCTGGGCGGCCGAGGTCCAGTCGGTCGACTCGGCGCGGCTCGCCGACGCCCTCGCCCGCGCGGTCGCCGCCGCGCGGGAAGCCGGGGAGCGGACCGGACCGCTCGACGTCCTGGTCCAGGTGAGCCTCGACGGCGACGTCGCGCGCGGCGGGACCCCTCTCGACGAGGTCGGCGCGCTCGCCGACCGCATCGCCCACACGGGGGAGCTGCGACTGCGCGGCGTGATGGCCGTGGCCCCGTTGGGGGAGGACCCGGCCGCCGCTTTCGCCCGGCTGTCCCACGCAGCGGAAAGGGTCCGGGACCGGCATCCGGAAGCGGCCGACGTGTCCGCCGGAATGAGCCATGATCTGGACCAGGCGATCCGGCACGGCTCGACGTGTGTGCGTGTCGGAACCGCGTTGCTCGGCGGGCGCGGTTTAGCCTCGCCGTAG
- the pgeF gene encoding peptidoglycan editing factor PgeF, translating into MRVRRVVTTRAGGASRPPYESFNLGDHVGDDAGDVYANRKRLASELGLAEDKLAWMEQVHGRTATVVDGTETSAAEATDALVTDRPGVALVVLVADCVPVLMADPEAGVVAAVHAGRVGARVGVVPAALEAMRGLGAEPSRVEALLGPAICGDCYEVPAAMAADVEKHLPGSACKTRKGTSGLDLRAGLWQQLADLGVGRVGADPRCTAEDKTLFSFRRDGTTGRIAGITWLEEEKA; encoded by the coding sequence GTGCGAGTACGACGAGTGGTCACGACCAGGGCGGGCGGGGCTTCCCGGCCGCCGTACGAGAGTTTCAACCTCGGCGACCACGTCGGCGACGACGCGGGCGACGTCTACGCCAACCGCAAGCGGCTGGCGTCCGAACTCGGCCTCGCCGAGGACAAGCTGGCCTGGATGGAGCAGGTGCACGGCCGCACCGCGACCGTCGTGGACGGCACCGAGACCTCCGCCGCCGAAGCCACCGACGCGCTGGTGACCGACCGTCCGGGCGTCGCGCTCGTGGTGCTGGTCGCGGACTGCGTCCCGGTGCTCATGGCGGATCCCGAAGCGGGCGTCGTCGCCGCGGTGCACGCGGGCCGGGTCGGTGCGCGGGTCGGCGTCGTGCCCGCCGCGCTGGAGGCGATGCGCGGGCTCGGCGCCGAACCGAGCCGCGTCGAGGCGTTGCTGGGCCCGGCGATCTGCGGCGACTGCTACGAGGTCCCGGCCGCGATGGCCGCGGACGTCGAGAAGCATCTGCCCGGCAGCGCCTGCAAAACCCGCAAGGGCACCAGCGGTCTGGACCTTCGCGCCGGGCTCTGGCAGCAGCTGGCCGATCTGGGAGTCGGACGCGTCGGCGCGGACCCGCGGTGCACCGCCGAGGACAAGACGTTGTTCAGCTTCCGCCGCGACGGCACCACCGGCCGGATCGCCGGCATCACCTGGCTGGAAGAGGAGAAGGCGTGA
- the ftsZ gene encoding cell division protein FtsZ — protein MTPPHNYLAVIKVVGIGGGGVNAVNRMIEVGLKGVEFIAVNTDAQALLMSDADVKLDIGRELTRGLGAGAAPEVGQKAAEDHREEIEEVIKGADMVFVTAGEGGGTGTGGAPVVAQIARKLGALTIGVVTRPFTFEGKRRGKQAEEGIQQLRNECDTLIVIPNDRLLQLGDIGVSLMDAFRSADEVLLSGVQGITDLITTPGLINLDFADVKSVMSGAGSALMGIGSARGEGRAIQAAEKAINSPLLEASMDGAHGALLSIAGGSDLGLFEINEAASLVQESAHPDANIIFGTIIDDSLGDEVRVTVIAAGFDAGAPTHKKLDPPAFGGKQGNGTASASAGQVGGGSAAQAPPQSGATPVPPAGSSGYPVAPPRTPASGLPQPGTGTPPGGLPQPGGGSRGYSPIGSGSATGGLPSRPTTVHDDPTDDDVDVPPFMRR, from the coding sequence ATGACGCCCCCGCACAACTACCTTGCGGTGATCAAGGTCGTCGGCATCGGCGGCGGCGGCGTGAACGCCGTGAACCGGATGATCGAGGTCGGCCTCAAGGGTGTCGAGTTCATCGCGGTGAACACCGACGCGCAGGCACTGCTCATGTCCGACGCCGACGTCAAGCTCGACATCGGCCGGGAACTGACCCGCGGACTCGGCGCCGGAGCCGCCCCCGAGGTGGGGCAGAAGGCGGCCGAGGACCACCGCGAGGAGATCGAAGAGGTCATCAAGGGCGCCGACATGGTGTTCGTGACCGCGGGCGAGGGCGGCGGCACCGGCACCGGCGGCGCGCCGGTCGTCGCGCAGATCGCCCGCAAGCTCGGCGCGCTCACGATCGGCGTCGTGACCCGCCCGTTCACCTTCGAGGGCAAACGCCGCGGCAAGCAGGCCGAAGAGGGCATCCAGCAGCTGCGCAACGAATGCGACACGCTGATCGTGATCCCGAACGACCGGCTGCTGCAGCTCGGCGACATCGGCGTGTCCCTGATGGACGCGTTCCGCTCCGCCGACGAGGTGCTGCTCTCCGGTGTCCAGGGCATCACCGACCTGATCACCACGCCCGGCCTGATCAACCTGGACTTCGCCGACGTCAAGAGCGTCATGTCCGGCGCGGGCTCCGCGCTGATGGGCATCGGCTCCGCGCGCGGCGAAGGCCGGGCGATACAAGCCGCGGAGAAGGCGATCAACTCGCCGCTGCTGGAAGCGTCGATGGACGGGGCGCACGGCGCGCTGCTGTCCATCGCGGGCGGCTCGGACCTCGGCCTGTTCGAGATCAACGAGGCCGCGTCGCTCGTGCAGGAATCGGCGCACCCGGACGCGAACATCATCTTCGGGACGATCATCGACGACTCCCTCGGCGACGAGGTCCGCGTCACGGTGATCGCCGCCGGGTTCGACGCCGGCGCGCCCACCCACAAGAAACTCGACCCGCCCGCGTTCGGCGGCAAACAGGGCAACGGCACCGCGTCCGCCTCGGCGGGCCAGGTCGGCGGCGGTTCGGCCGCGCAGGCCCCGCCGCAGTCCGGGGCCACCCCGGTGCCTCCCGCGGGCAGCTCCGGCTACCCGGTCGCCCCGCCGCGCACGCCCGCCTCGGGCCTGCCGCAGCCCGGCACCGGCACCCCGCCCGGCGGCCTGCCCCAGCCGGGCGGCGGCTCGCGGGGGTATTCGCCGATCGGTTCGGGTTCCGCGACGGGCGGCCTGCCGAGCCGTCCGACGACGGTGCACGACGACCCGACCGACGACGACGTGGACGTGCCGCCCTTCATGCGGCGGTAA
- a CDS encoding anti-sigma factor domain-containing protein has product MSSPDMHTLAGAYALDALSEVERAQFRRHLDQCDSCAQEVRELRETAARLGAAMDEQPPSGLKDRVLADMRSTRQLPPRTGSAEPRPRGPRRWPMLLAAAAAVIGLALAGVFGGIALHTSGRLNSAQSELDAARDRYRPVAELLAAPDSQTSHVASPRGGGGTVVVSRKLDRVMFMPSGLPPVPSGQVYEAWLMGPDLAPRPAGLLPGGPSGSLVVADGLAGAQQFAISVEQAGGAPSGKPSKDVVLVASVPA; this is encoded by the coding sequence GTGAGCAGTCCCGACATGCACACCTTGGCCGGCGCGTACGCGCTCGACGCGCTGTCGGAGGTCGAGCGGGCCCAGTTCCGCCGCCATCTCGACCAGTGCGACTCGTGCGCGCAGGAGGTGCGCGAACTGCGCGAGACCGCGGCCCGGCTCGGCGCGGCGATGGACGAGCAGCCGCCGTCCGGGCTCAAGGACCGCGTGCTGGCGGACATGCGCTCGACCCGCCAGCTCCCGCCGCGCACCGGTTCCGCCGAACCTCGCCCGCGCGGCCCGCGCCGCTGGCCGATGCTCCTCGCCGCCGCGGCCGCCGTGATCGGGCTCGCCCTCGCCGGCGTGTTCGGCGGGATCGCGCTGCACACCAGCGGCCGGCTGAACAGCGCACAGTCCGAATTGGACGCCGCCCGCGACCGCTACCGGCCGGTGGCCGAACTGCTCGCCGCGCCGGACAGCCAGACGTCGCACGTCGCGTCGCCGCGCGGAGGCGGCGGGACGGTGGTCGTGTCGCGGAAGCTGGACCGCGTGATGTTCATGCCGTCCGGGCTGCCGCCGGTCCCGTCCGGGCAGGTGTACGAGGCCTGGCTGATGGGCCCGGACCTCGCGCCGCGACCGGCCGGGCTGCTGCCCGGGGGACCGTCGGGTTCCCTGGTGGTGGCGGACGGATTGGCCGGTGCGCAGCAGTTCGCGATCAGCGTGGAGCAGGCCGGGGGAGCGCCGTCGGGGAAGCCGTCGAAGGACGTCGTGCTGGTCGCTTCGGTGCCCGCATAG
- the sigK gene encoding ECF RNA polymerase sigma factor SigK — translation MDESARPADRLSAVPSTSAEDLMALVAKGDERAFERLYDQLAGPVYGLVRRIVRDPAQSEEVAQEVLVELWKTATRYSAAKGSVLNWAMTLAHRRAVDRVRSARASTERERKATFEAARGRPFDEVAESVATRLERSQVRRCLKTLTELQRESVLLAYYQGYTYREVADVLDTPQGTVKTRLRDGLIRLRDCLGVTA, via the coding sequence ATGGATGAGAGCGCACGCCCGGCCGACCGGCTCTCGGCGGTGCCCTCGACGAGCGCCGAGGACCTGATGGCGCTGGTCGCGAAGGGCGACGAACGCGCCTTCGAACGGCTCTACGATCAGCTCGCCGGTCCCGTCTACGGGCTCGTCCGCCGCATCGTGCGGGACCCCGCGCAGTCCGAGGAGGTCGCGCAGGAGGTGCTCGTGGAGCTGTGGAAGACCGCCACGCGCTACTCGGCGGCGAAGGGCAGCGTCCTGAACTGGGCGATGACGCTGGCGCACCGCCGCGCGGTCGACCGGGTGCGGTCGGCCCGGGCGAGCACCGAACGCGAGCGGAAGGCGACCTTCGAAGCCGCGCGCGGGCGCCCGTTCGACGAGGTCGCGGAATCCGTCGCGACCCGGCTGGAGCGCTCGCAGGTGCGGCGCTGCCTGAAGACGCTGACCGAACTGCAGCGGGAATCCGTCCTCCTGGCCTACTACCAGGGCTACACGTATCGCGAGGTCGCCGACGTGCTGGACACGCCGCAGGGGACGGTCAAGACCAGACTGCGCGACGGGCTGATCCGGTTGCGCGACTGCCTGGGGGTGACGGCGTGA
- a CDS encoding DUF1365 domain-containing protein — MVTALYDATVAHVRRTDPPYSFAHRMYLWRTDLDDLPRLPWWLRPFARFDGRDHFDRDEPGGIRSKLDAWLARRGVDLRGGPVTMLASARVLGYVFNPITVYWCHTPDGALACVVAEVHNTYGGRHAYLLQPGEEVRADKEFYVSPFQEMAGEYRMHLPRPDALLALTVVLHRDGDAALTATLRGVRRPVGIRTLARFLLGRLLQPQRVAALIRRHGLALWRRKAPLAARTGQNTAGALHG, encoded by the coding sequence CTGGTGACCGCTCTCTACGACGCCACCGTCGCGCACGTCCGCCGCACCGACCCGCCGTACTCCTTCGCGCACCGGATGTACCTGTGGCGGACCGACCTCGACGACCTGCCGCGCCTGCCGTGGTGGCTCCGCCCGTTCGCGCGCTTCGACGGCCGCGACCACTTCGACCGCGACGAACCCGGCGGCATCCGGTCCAAACTGGACGCTTGGCTCGCGCGCCGCGGGGTGGACTTGCGCGGCGGGCCGGTGACGATGCTCGCGTCGGCGCGCGTTCTCGGGTACGTCTTCAACCCGATCACCGTCTACTGGTGCCACACGCCGGACGGCGCGCTCGCCTGCGTGGTCGCCGAGGTGCACAACACCTACGGCGGCCGGCACGCATACCTGCTCCAGCCGGGCGAAGAGGTTCGGGCGGACAAGGAGTTCTACGTGTCGCCGTTCCAGGAGATGGCGGGGGAGTACCGGATGCACCTGCCGCGTCCGGACGCGCTGCTGGCGCTGACCGTCGTCCTGCACCGCGACGGCGATGCCGCGCTGACGGCTACGCTGAGAGGAGTCCGCCGTCCGGTCGGGATCCGCACGCTCGCGCGCTTCCTGCTGGGCAGGCTGCTGCAACCGCAGCGCGTCGCCGCGTTGATCCGCCGCCACGGGCTCGCGCTGTGGCGGCGCAAGGCCCCGCTCGCCGCCCGGACCGGGCAGAACACGGCAGGAGCCCTCCATGGATGA
- a CDS encoding NAD(P)/FAD-dependent oxidoreductase, which translates to MHHTTGQRIAVIGSGVAGLTAAYLLQRRYEVLLFEADDRLGGHAHTHDVPSAHGGTVAVDSGFLVHNERTYPTLLRLFGELGVRTRETEMSMSIRCDGCGLQYAGAKGARGLFAQRSNAASARYLLMLAEVKRFHRHAGRLLARPEAGDVPLGAFLAIGGYSRYFVDHFVLPLVSTVWSADRADTMRYPARYLFEFLRNHGMLTVRNSPKWRTVVGGSREYVERAAKQLTAVHLSTPVRAVQRTARGIEVRDDADTAHRVDRVVVATHADQALRLLADPTPAEQKLLGAFRYSRNEAWLHTDPAVLPTVSAARSSWNYRTPGCGADLRAVQVTYDLNRLMGLDEATTYAVTLNPSGGLEPEAVLAKMSYEHPVYTPESVAAQRNLAELNDGVIAYAGAYQGWGFHEDGCSSGVRAAASFGVTW; encoded by the coding sequence GTGCACCACACCACGGGACAACGCATCGCTGTCATCGGCAGCGGGGTCGCCGGCCTCACCGCCGCGTACCTGCTGCAGCGCCGCTACGAGGTTCTGCTGTTCGAGGCCGACGACCGGCTCGGCGGCCACGCCCACACCCACGACGTGCCGAGCGCGCACGGCGGGACGGTCGCCGTCGATTCCGGGTTTCTCGTCCACAACGAGCGCACCTACCCGACACTGCTGCGGCTGTTCGGCGAACTCGGCGTCCGCACCCGCGAGACCGAGATGTCGATGAGCATCCGCTGCGACGGCTGCGGCCTGCAGTACGCCGGGGCGAAGGGCGCGCGCGGGCTGTTCGCGCAACGGAGCAACGCCGCGTCCGCGCGGTACCTGCTCATGCTGGCCGAGGTGAAGCGGTTCCACCGGCACGCCGGGCGGCTGCTGGCGCGCCCGGAGGCGGGGGACGTCCCGCTCGGCGCGTTCCTGGCGATCGGCGGGTATTCGCGGTATTTCGTCGATCATTTCGTGCTGCCGCTCGTGTCCACGGTGTGGTCCGCCGACCGCGCCGACACCATGCGGTATCCGGCGCGGTATCTGTTCGAATTCCTGCGCAACCACGGGATGCTCACGGTGCGCAATTCGCCGAAGTGGCGAACGGTGGTCGGCGGTTCGCGGGAGTACGTCGAGCGGGCGGCGAAACAGTTGACGGCGGTGCATTTGTCCACTCCGGTTCGCGCGGTGCAGCGGACCGCACGCGGCATCGAGGTGCGCGACGACGCCGACACCGCGCACCGGGTCGACCGGGTGGTGGTCGCGACGCACGCGGATCAGGCGTTGCGGCTGTTGGCGGATCCGACTCCAGCGGAACAGAAACTGCTCGGCGCCTTTCGCTATTCGCGCAACGAAGCTTGGCTGCACACCGATCCGGCGGTGCTGCCGACTGTGTCCGCGGCCCGGTCCTCCTGGAATTACCGGACGCCGGGCTGCGGGGCTGATCTGCGCGCGGTCCAAGTCACTTACGACCTGAATCGCTTGATGGGCCTCGACGAAGCGACGACGTATGCCGTCACGCTCAATCCGAGCGGTGGCCTGGAGCCGGAGGCGGTGCTCGCGAAAATGTCCTACGAGCATCCGGTCTACACGCCGGAATCCGTTGCCGCGCAGAGAAACCTGGCGGAATTGAACGACGGCGTCATCGCGTATGCCGGTGCTTATCAAGGCTGGGGATTCCACGAGGACGGCTGTTCCTCCGGCGTCCGCGCCGCGGCCAGTTTCGGGGTGACCTGGTGA
- a CDS encoding cyclopropane-fatty-acyl-phospholipid synthase family protein, whose protein sequence is MPKSAAHRLAEFAERVLGGPLPVAVRTWDGRRAGPPGPTVVLKNRRALRWLLYSPGELGLARAYVSGDLDVEGDLTEGFRRAWAYRPQLSARDFGEAIRLAARLGVFGLPPKPPAEEARLRGKPHTLDRDRSAISHHYDLSNAFYQLLMDDSMAYSSGYWSGTADLARAQHDKLELICRKLGLRPGMRLLDVGCGWGSLLVHAAKHHGVEAVGVTISAEQAQHGKTRLAQHDLDDRVEVRRQDYRELAGESFDAVASVEMGEHVGEDNYPVYASTLFRMLKPTGRLLLQQMSRGAVAPGGGAFIERYIAPDMTMRPLSRTLGHLETAGFEIRDVHALREHYVPTVRAWADTLEQHWDEAVALIGEAGARIWRLYLVGGALAFEENRMGVDQILAVRPDADGRSGMPWTREWA, encoded by the coding sequence ATGCCGAAATCCGCAGCTCACCGACTCGCCGAATTCGCCGAACGCGTCCTCGGCGGCCCGCTCCCGGTGGCCGTCCGCACCTGGGACGGGCGCCGGGCGGGGCCGCCCGGGCCGACCGTCGTGCTGAAAAACCGCCGCGCGCTGCGCTGGCTCCTCTACTCCCCCGGCGAACTGGGCCTGGCCCGGGCTTACGTCTCGGGCGACCTGGACGTCGAGGGCGATCTGACCGAAGGCTTCCGCCGGGCTTGGGCATACCGGCCGCAGCTGTCCGCACGGGACTTCGGCGAAGCCATCCGCCTGGCCGCCCGGCTCGGGGTGTTCGGCCTGCCGCCGAAACCGCCCGCCGAAGAGGCCCGGCTGCGCGGGAAGCCGCACACCCTCGACCGGGACCGCTCGGCGATCTCGCACCACTACGACCTGTCGAACGCCTTCTACCAGCTGCTGATGGACGATTCGATGGCGTACTCGTCGGGCTATTGGTCCGGAACCGCCGACCTCGCCCGCGCCCAGCACGACAAACTCGAGCTGATCTGCCGGAAACTCGGCCTGCGACCGGGCATGCGCCTCCTCGACGTCGGCTGCGGCTGGGGTTCCCTGCTCGTCCACGCGGCGAAGCACCACGGCGTCGAGGCCGTCGGGGTCACGATCTCCGCCGAGCAGGCGCAGCACGGCAAAACCCGGCTGGCGCAGCACGATCTGGACGACCGCGTCGAGGTCCGGCGGCAGGACTACCGGGAACTCGCCGGAGAGTCCTTCGACGCCGTGGCGTCCGTCGAGATGGGCGAACACGTCGGCGAGGACAACTACCCGGTCTACGCCAGCACGTTGTTCCGGATGCTCAAACCCACCGGACGCCTGCTGCTGCAACAGATGTCCCGCGGCGCGGTGGCCCCCGGCGGCGGCGCGTTCATCGAGCGCTACATCGCCCCCGACATGACCATGCGCCCGCTCAGCCGCACCCTCGGCCACCTCGAAACCGCAGGCTTCGAGATCCGCGACGTACACGCGTTGCGCGAGCACTACGTCCCGACGGTGCGAGCGTGGGCCGACACCCTGGAACAACACTGGGACGAGGCCGTCGCGTTGATCGGCGAGGCAGGAGCCCGGATCTGGCGGTTGTACCTGGTCGGCGGCGCGCTCGCCTTCGAGGAGAACCGCATGGGCGTCGACCAGATTCTCGCCGTGCGACCGGACGCGGACGGCCGCTCCGGCATGCCGTGGACGAGGGAGTGGGCATGA
- a CDS encoding DUF1295 domain-containing protein, which yields MIALLGLTAGVTLLAVTLTFGIARLRRRYDTIDTFWGLGFALVAVVSFPFGTGPLALRLTTAALTVVWGVRLAVHLHLRNRGKPEDPRYQQIVERAGANPGFRIFVRTYLMQAAVLWFVSLPVQFAMSGKGFGLTAWLGVLGWLVGFAFETVGDEQLRRFRANPANRGQVLDTGLWRYTRHPNYFGDACVWWGLYLLACSTWPGAATILSPVAMTFTLARGTGKPMLEKGLRQTRPGYADYIARTSGFFPLPPKKLTPR from the coding sequence ATGATCGCGCTGCTCGGCCTCACCGCCGGAGTCACCCTGCTCGCGGTGACCCTCACGTTCGGCATCGCCCGCCTGCGCCGCCGCTACGACACCATCGACACGTTCTGGGGCTTGGGTTTCGCCCTCGTCGCCGTGGTCTCGTTCCCCTTCGGCACCGGCCCGCTCGCCCTGCGTCTGACGACCGCCGCGCTCACCGTCGTCTGGGGCGTGCGCCTGGCCGTCCACCTGCACCTGCGCAACCGCGGCAAGCCGGAAGACCCGCGCTACCAGCAGATCGTCGAACGCGCCGGCGCGAATCCCGGATTCCGGATCTTCGTGCGGACGTACCTGATGCAGGCCGCGGTCCTCTGGTTCGTCTCGCTGCCGGTGCAGTTCGCCATGTCCGGCAAGGGTTTCGGCCTCACCGCCTGGCTCGGCGTACTGGGGTGGCTGGTCGGCTTCGCCTTCGAAACCGTCGGCGACGAGCAACTCCGCCGCTTCCGCGCGAACCCGGCCAACCGAGGCCAAGTCCTCGACACCGGCCTCTGGCGCTACACCCGCCACCCGAACTACTTCGGCGACGCGTGCGTCTGGTGGGGCCTCTACCTGCTGGCGTGCTCCACGTGGCCCGGCGCGGCGACGATCCTCTCCCCGGTCGCGATGACCTTCACCCTCGCCCGCGGCACCGGCAAGCCGATGCTGGAGAAAGGCCTGCGGCAGACTCGCCCCGGCTACGCCGACTACATCGCCCGCACCAGCGGTTTCTTCCCGCTGCCGCCGAAGAAACTCACTCCCCGGTGA
- a CDS encoding DUF664 domain-containing protein, translated as MSLDRAQLVDDLELLRATVAGKCAGLTDEQAHWPGERMTAAGILWHLALVENALLDVVVTGQPERWAERLAAGREAAFEVGFDLPIDEVRRAYRDSVELCREALAERSLADPVAFEGDRLLTVEAVVEYLVQETSRHLELLRGLTGE; from the coding sequence GTGAGCCTCGATCGCGCACAGCTGGTCGACGACCTCGAACTGCTGCGCGCGACCGTGGCGGGGAAGTGCGCCGGGCTCACCGACGAACAGGCCCACTGGCCCGGCGAGCGGATGACCGCCGCCGGGATTCTGTGGCATCTCGCGTTGGTGGAGAACGCCTTGCTCGACGTCGTGGTCACCGGACAGCCGGAGCGCTGGGCGGAGCGGCTGGCGGCGGGGCGGGAAGCTGCTTTCGAGGTAGGCTTCGACCTGCCGATCGACGAGGTGCGCCGCGCTTACCGGGACAGCGTCGAGCTGTGCCGCGAGGCCCTCGCGGAGCGGTCGTTGGCCGATCCGGTGGCGTTCGAGGGCGACCGGCTGCTGACGGTCGAAGCGGTGGTCGAGTACCTGGTGCAGGAGACCTCGCGGCACCTCGAGTTGCTGCGGGGCCTCACCGGGGAGTGA
- a CDS encoding DinB family protein, protein MTDAPERPDPPMAGDERTQLTGFLDFLRASVVWKCSGLTDEQARRTHVPSALTTIAGLLCHLTLVENYWFRVVLDGQPDEWADRLEIDRDAEFRLGLELPMTQLIADYEAEAEKCREVVAARGFDDTVLFKGDRPLTVRWVVAHMIEETARHLGHLDLLRELTDGLTGE, encoded by the coding sequence GTGACCGATGCTCCCGAACGCCCTGACCCGCCCATGGCGGGGGACGAGCGCACCCAGCTCACCGGCTTCCTCGACTTCCTGCGCGCCAGCGTCGTGTGGAAATGCTCCGGGCTCACCGACGAACAGGCCCGCCGGACGCACGTGCCCAGCGCGCTGACCACGATCGCCGGGCTCCTGTGCCATCTCACCCTGGTGGAGAACTACTGGTTCCGCGTCGTCCTGGACGGGCAGCCGGACGAGTGGGCCGATCGGCTCGAGATCGACCGGGACGCGGAGTTCCGACTCGGCTTGGAGCTGCCGATGACCCAGCTGATCGCCGATTACGAGGCCGAAGCCGAGAAGTGCCGGGAGGTCGTCGCGGCGAGGGGGTTCGACGACACGGTCCTGTTCAAGGGGGACCGGCCGCTCACGGTGCGCTGGGTCGTCGCGCACATGATCGAGGAGACCGCGCGCCATCTCGGGCATCTTGACCTGCTGCGCGAGCTGACCGACGGTCTCACCGGGGAGTGA
- a CDS encoding OsmC family peroxiredoxin, whose amino-acid sequence MPSRDPTTHWTGGLQKGKGEVTFDSSNLGTYEVSFPTRAGDPDGRTSPEELIAAAHSSCLAMNLSGVLESQNLEAEYIDVSAEATLGPADGGGFEISGIAVTLRAKLDGVTAEQFAELASTAEKTCPVSKALSGTTITLDAALA is encoded by the coding sequence ATGCCCAGCCGCGACCCGACCACCCACTGGACCGGCGGACTGCAGAAAGGCAAGGGCGAGGTCACCTTCGACTCGTCGAACCTGGGCACCTACGAGGTGTCCTTCCCGACCCGGGCGGGCGATCCGGACGGCCGGACCAGCCCCGAGGAACTCATCGCCGCCGCCCACTCGAGCTGCTTGGCGATGAACCTCTCCGGCGTGCTGGAATCCCAGAACCTGGAGGCCGAGTACATCGACGTCTCCGCCGAAGCAACCCTCGGCCCGGCCGACGGCGGCGGTTTCGAAATCAGCGGCATCGCGGTCACGCTGCGCGCGAAGCTGGACGGCGTCACCGCCGAGCAGTTCGCCGAACTGGCCAGCACCGCGGAAAAGACCTGCCCGGTTTCCAAGGCCCTCTCCGGCACCACCATCACCCTGGACGCCGCACTGGCCTGA